AGTCTACGAAGATATGCACGCCCTCACCAAGAAATATGGTCCTGTCGTCCGTGTAGCTCCAAACAAGGtgatcatcaacaacattgACTCCATCTACCGCATCACCAGCGCGCGGTCAGAGTACAAAAAGAGTGACTGGTACCTCCTCGCACGGGTGATGCCCGGGGCGGATAATCTCCTCTCAATGAGAGATCCAAAGCTGAGAGCCAAGAGGTTGAGACATGTCCTCCCAGCAGTAAGTTCCCTCCAGCCTTTCAAGTAGGAGCGACACTGACAGAGATAGTTCTCGGGCAAAAACCAAGACGACTTCGAACCCGCCATTGACAaaaccatctccaccctcctcgacctcatCGACACCAAGTAcctctcatccccctcccaacaccgCCTCATGAACCTGGCCCAGAAATCCCACTTCTACACCTTGGACTCGTTCGGTGAAATAGCCTACAGCCAGTCATTCGGCTCCCTCGACACCGACAGCGACgtcctcggcatcgtcaaAACAGGCGACGCGACATTCCCTCTGCTCAGCGCGGtgcacaaccaccacaagatCTTCCAGACGATTCAAAAATGGCCTTTTTACTACCTCTTACCCAGGGAAGGGGACAAAGTCGGTTTTGGGAGGGTGTTTGGCCTGGCGCTGGAGATTGTGAACAAGAGGTCGAgggaggttgggaaggagggggtggataaAAAGAGGGATATGCTGCAGAGCATGATGGACAATGGGCTGGAGGGCGATGAGCTGAGGAGTGAGGTTGCCATGTCTTTGTAtgcctcccttcccttcccttcctttcctttcctttcctttcatCTACTCACTCATATGGGACAAAAACGGAAGCTAACCTATGTGTGTGTGATAGTTTTGTCGGGTCGGACACGGTTGCATCTGCCATCAGAATGACGATGTTGTTGCTCATGACACACCCCGCTGTGTATAGGCGTTTACAAGAGCAAATCGACGACGCCGCAGAGAAGGGCAAAATCAGCCGGCCGGTGACGAACGATGAGGCAAAGAGGCATCTTCCGTACATGCAGGCTGTGATTCAAGAGTCACTCCGGTTATTCCCCCCCTCGTCAATCGTCCCGTTTTTCAAGGAGGTCCCTGAGACGGGGGATACAGTCGACGGGTACTACCTCCCCAAGGGAACCACCATCGGCACAGGGTGTGTCATGTGGAGTATGAACCGCGACGAAGACTTCTGGGGTCCGGACGCGAACCTCTTCCGACCGGAGAGGTGGCTTGAAGCGAACGAGGAGAGACGGGCTGAGATGGAACGGTGTGTGGATTTGATCTTTGGGAGTGGCAAGTTTGTCTGTGCTGGGAAGAAGATTGCGTTTATGCAGATGTACAAGTTGTTTCCCGAGGTGAGTTTCATCTTACACATTAcactgtttttttttttttttggtagcTGAAGtatgggatgatggtggctgaCGTTTATTGATTGTAGTTACTGAGAGGGTATAACTGGTCTCTGCCAGATCCGTTACGCCTGCCAACGATTGATAACCCTACCATCTGGGATATCCACGGGTTGATGGTGCGGATAGAGAAGAGGTAGAGCAACGGTGGGCTCTCTCGGACAAAGATTTCTCGTCAGCAGGATGCACACCAGGCgcgtttggggagggggagcaatTCACAAGTTCGGATACCTTGAATCTGAAACAATCCAGATGGCGCAGGAAATTCCACTGTTGCATTCTTACATCATTCCCCCATCTCCGCACACGTCGTGACTCCGCTTCAGGACCTTGTTACCCGTGTCCAACGCCGGGTCAAATGCAACCCTCGGTTTGTACGCATGTCGAGGCTTTGGCGCCTTGAGGAGGATGCCCTttatcctccctccttcgGCAGAAGAAGGTTTGCTCGGCTCGGCAGTATGGAAATGGCTGACGGCGAGGACCATCACAAGCAGTGCGGCCCCTCCAACGAGAAACTCAACCGGGGAGGTCTTGCTGCGAAGCCATACCATGGGGACCAGCCCCTTGAGCGCCAAGATGGCCATCTCGACGAAGGCCTCGCCCGGACTGGGGACCCGGGCTTGGTGTGGCTGACTTGAGATCATGGCGGAGATGAATCGAACGAAGTTATCTACTACAGCCATCACCGTAACCATGGTTGTGTCCATGTCGCCCGCCCCCTTTTACAAGCAGAGGTCCTACAGCATATGGTAGTTGGTATTGTCCCGCCTCGTGCCGTTAGTATTGTCAACGCCACGTGAGGTCTTTGTATCCACTACCAACGTGGCCAGTGGTCCATGTGGTTTTGCTTTGTTGTTCGAGCGCTTGTGTTCGGTTCGGTAGATCGTCGGCCGTTGGGTATTGACGACATGCCCCTGCTTGAACCCAGTTCTGGTTGACAGACAGGGGGTAAGGTGCCAAGGGAGCCCGAACTTTGGTTCGCAAGCCTTGGTtttttctgctgctgctggtggctATTCGGCtatggatgatgagctggagagTCCTTGATCCTGTGGGAACTTTTTAGTGGTCGGTCCTATTACGTTTGCAGTCCAGCATGCGAGGCAGTGGTACATTACGCAGGGGCCGGTTGGGTGGCTCCTTTGGATATTTaggtgtggaggaggtccagACTTGCCTTGAGAGAAGGCGATCGTTTCCCAACCTTTCAAAGCGCGATCGAAGTTTGTGTGATCTCTTCGGGAgagcagcatcaccatgCTCATGGGCCATGGTCATGTTGATCCGACGGGGAGCTTATCGTATCGCTTCTGAGGGGAACTGCGCAGTGTTTTCCCTATGAAGTGTGGGATTGGCGAGGTGTCATTTTCTGGGGGCGGAGACGGAGTGGGAGACAAGATTTGATAAGTATCGAAATTGGAGGGGGAATTCGGTGATCTGCATTCCTCGTTTCTGAAACAGGCAGATAAACTCGATGCCGGCCAGACGCCTGCTACGGTGCTTGACAGAGAGGGGGACCCATGCagcggggagaggggggggggcctGCAGCGAGGTGGCCACTATCACGGAAGGATGTGCCAGGTAAATTTGATAAGGTGCCAATCTCGTGTTGTGCTCGGCGTGATTCCTGCCCACGTTCTGTCCCGTCTTGCAGTTCTTTTCTCGCGCTATTGACGGTGGGCGTGTTCCAAATTTTCCGTGACTGTCTTTTTGCTCCGAAGCGGCAGCCCGGAGTTTATGTGAGTTTCTTCTGGTGATGGATGCACAGCACTGACGGTGGACTGGAACAACGGGAGACCTCTCGGGACAGACAGACACAAACacgcccccccccgcccccccaccGCCGGGTTGGCCGTGCATGTGCCGGGGTTGGCAGAGAATGACAAGAGGGCCTAGTCCGGGAATGGCATAGTTCCAGGAACCGAACCGACGATCCCTTCCCGAAACATGGGGACGACATGGGTGCTAACCGTTGTTGTCCAGACCCCCAATGTCACCCAGCTGTGGGGCTCGGTTGTTGCTTCTTCCAAGTGCCACTCATCACAGCGAAACCTAGCAGGTTTTCTTCAGTCACCAGCATGCTGACACCGCATACAATACCGACAACCCCGCGGCGATGTCTCTCCcgtctcttctcctcctccttgatgcCACTCTGGAGTCTTCACTCGTTCGTCTCTAGAAGCTGGCTTCCCTCGTTATACCCTCCTTTTGAGAAGATACAACACCACTAACAATCataaacaacaacaacaacaacaacaacaacaacacgtCCAACACAGCAAGCATGTGGCCTTGATCATCCTT
The sequence above is a segment of the Podospora pseudoanserina strain CBS 124.78 chromosome 5, whole genome shotgun sequence genome. Coding sequences within it:
- a CDS encoding hypothetical protein (EggNog:ENOG503NXW2; COG:Q), producing the protein MASILLPSPQLPRLANLLTSSTLLHLLIALLLLSLAYRVHRWHKLCHVPGPFLAGWTSLWLTRGFISYKVYEDMHALTKKYGPVVRVAPNKVIINNIDSIYRITSARSEYKKSDWYLLARVMPGADNLLSMRDPKLRAKRLRHVLPAFSGKNQDDFEPAIDKTISTLLDLIDTKYLSSPSQHRLMNLAQKSHFYTLDSFGEIAYSQSFGSLDTDSDVLGIVKTGDATFPLLSAVHNHHKIFQTIQKWPFYYLLPREGDKVGFGRVFGLALEIVNKRSREVGKEGVDKKRDMLQSMMDNGLEGDELRSEVAMSFFVGSDTVASAIRMTMLLLMTHPAVYRRLQEQIDDAAEKGKISRPVTNDEAKRHLPYMQAVIQESLRLFPPSSIVPFFKEVPETGDTVDGYYLPKGTTIGTGCVMWSMNRDEDFWGPDANLFRPERWLEANEERRAEMERCVDLIFGSGKFVCAGKKIAFMQMYKLFPELLRGYNWSLPDPLRLPTIDNPTIWDIHGLMVRIEKR
- a CDS encoding hypothetical protein (EggNog:ENOG503P23G; COG:Q); amino-acid sequence: MDTTMVTVMAVVDNFVRFISAMISSQPHQARVPSPGEAFVEMAILALKGLVPMVWLRSKTSPVEFLVGGAALLVMVLAVSHFHTAEPSKPSSAEGGRIKGILLKAPKPRHAYKPRVAFDPALDTGNKVLKRSHDVCGDGGMM